One Streptomyces lincolnensis genomic region harbors:
- a CDS encoding serine protease, giving the protein MLRSAVDRSVVVLAGAQGSGVMLTPRLVLTSAHVLRNREWIRTVHPESEQPLPSRAVWQDEENDVALLLTGEELVDPERWALSRLRWGVLDAADPLPGCQIVGFPAVQRFGPDEHLEYDQLTGTVLPMAGRIRSLLVCEFDRAPVAAPKHGASPFAGLSGAPVFAGAVLIGVVTEVPAGRDHRRVEAVPVQRILEAPGFPHHVMGAESGHVPPVLEAVLPGCHLQDEQFERHYARALKTRYRKIEIFGIDELGTTETNWDLDTAYLSLEAISASAPREHDPVSKNVSMPRRINELLADRPRTLLRGEAGAGKTTLVWWLASHAACGALDHELAELNGLVPFVIPMRSLLARGMAFPAPHELATVAELQIDRVPDGWARRVLESGRALLLVDGMDEVPPAERTEARRRLGDLLAMYPHNRCLVTVRPLAVAADWLGSEGFEELRLLPMRDEDVLAFSRAWHAAARLECKDFRDAHRAAAEEKNLHALERALERELARNPALLRLSRTPLLAAVVCALHRRRRGFLPETRWSLYNAALTMLLGSRDTLRRVEAPEGIVLGVEEHQQLLQRIAAWLARGGYAEFSHAQGRHQIELAMRGMPQVRQQGSPEAVLTHLLNRSGLLQERNERVIQFIHRTFQDYLAAKELQESDGLGELLRHAADEEWQDIVLLAVGHCHRGEVRRLIEGLIEKGDQAEDLRTRGDIHVLAARCALGAVVLDDEVREQIADRVRALIPPADGTAAAKLTSLGPYVFPLVPDPAELSDQEAKAVVQVVRDIGGSASLPLLRRFAPHCSPGVREVLVTAWHRHPVEEYAREVLAHVPLEDAQVVVVNRAEAAALRHCGPVGHVMTDMAISGTDLAKLLPEQGIRELTVLDNSLLGDLSFVRGLAGLTSLSLSVCPRVRSFTALEGLPLTSLRLELNEIEKSALGSLQRLDRLTDLSLDGTLLDSSIPLPPGHPTVERLRLSSPAKMMINDLSQWPALRELVVRGDCHAHSLLLAASRAPSLSALEFSITSLRLPRQVVPPAVDKEDGLLPRRPRELEPLPTIRSLTLRDVSRGGSTRDLARVFPRLTHLALEYAEESRLDLTPLRQHTGLSIVVNGRAIRPE; this is encoded by the coding sequence ATGCTGCGCTCGGCCGTCGACCGGTCGGTGGTGGTACTGGCCGGCGCCCAGGGCAGCGGCGTCATGCTGACCCCGAGGCTCGTGCTGACCAGCGCCCATGTGCTGCGCAACCGCGAGTGGATCCGCACGGTCCACCCCGAGAGCGAACAGCCCCTGCCCAGCAGGGCGGTGTGGCAGGACGAGGAGAACGACGTGGCTCTCCTGCTCACCGGCGAGGAGCTCGTCGACCCCGAGCGGTGGGCGCTGTCCCGACTCCGCTGGGGCGTCCTCGACGCGGCCGACCCCCTGCCCGGCTGCCAGATCGTCGGCTTTCCCGCCGTCCAACGCTTCGGCCCCGACGAGCACTTGGAGTACGACCAGCTCACCGGCACCGTGCTGCCGATGGCCGGGCGGATCCGTTCCCTGCTGGTCTGCGAGTTCGACAGGGCCCCGGTGGCCGCCCCGAAGCACGGGGCGTCGCCGTTCGCCGGGCTGTCCGGCGCCCCGGTCTTCGCCGGTGCCGTCCTGATCGGCGTAGTGACCGAGGTGCCCGCGGGACGCGATCACCGGCGGGTCGAGGCGGTCCCCGTGCAACGCATTCTCGAAGCACCCGGGTTCCCCCACCATGTGATGGGAGCCGAGTCCGGCCATGTGCCGCCCGTACTGGAAGCGGTGCTGCCCGGCTGCCACCTCCAGGACGAGCAGTTCGAGCGGCACTACGCGCGCGCCCTGAAGACCCGCTACCGCAAGATCGAGATATTCGGGATCGACGAACTCGGCACCACCGAGACCAACTGGGATCTCGACACCGCGTATCTGAGCCTGGAGGCCATCTCGGCCTCGGCACCACGCGAGCACGACCCCGTCTCCAAGAACGTCTCCATGCCCCGCCGGATCAACGAACTGCTCGCCGACCGCCCCCGGACCCTGCTGCGCGGCGAGGCGGGCGCGGGCAAGACCACCCTGGTGTGGTGGCTCGCCTCGCACGCCGCCTGCGGGGCGCTCGACCACGAACTCGCCGAGCTCAACGGCCTGGTGCCCTTCGTCATCCCCATGCGCAGCCTGCTGGCGCGGGGCATGGCCTTCCCCGCCCCGCACGAGCTGGCCACCGTCGCCGAGTTACAGATCGACCGCGTCCCCGACGGCTGGGCCCGCCGCGTCCTGGAGTCCGGCCGGGCCCTGCTCCTGGTCGACGGCATGGACGAGGTGCCGCCCGCGGAACGTACGGAGGCCCGTCGCCGCCTCGGCGACCTGCTGGCGATGTATCCGCACAACCGCTGCCTGGTGACCGTGCGCCCGCTGGCGGTGGCCGCCGACTGGCTCGGCTCCGAGGGCTTCGAGGAGCTACGGCTGCTGCCCATGCGGGACGAGGACGTCCTCGCCTTCTCCCGGGCCTGGCACGCCGCCGCCCGCCTGGAGTGCAAGGACTTCCGCGACGCCCACCGGGCCGCCGCCGAGGAGAAGAACCTGCACGCCCTGGAGCGCGCCCTGGAACGGGAGCTGGCCCGCAACCCGGCCCTGCTGCGGCTCTCCCGGACCCCGCTGCTGGCCGCCGTGGTCTGCGCGCTGCACCGGCGCCGCCGCGGTTTCCTGCCGGAGACCCGCTGGTCGCTGTACAACGCGGCGCTCACCATGCTGCTGGGCAGCCGCGACACCCTGCGCCGGGTCGAGGCTCCGGAGGGCATCGTCCTCGGTGTCGAGGAGCATCAGCAGCTGCTCCAGCGGATCGCGGCCTGGCTGGCCCGCGGCGGATACGCCGAGTTCAGCCACGCCCAGGGCCGCCACCAGATCGAACTCGCCATGCGGGGCATGCCCCAGGTACGGCAGCAGGGCTCCCCCGAGGCCGTACTGACGCATCTGCTCAACCGCAGCGGACTGCTCCAGGAACGCAACGAGCGGGTCATCCAGTTCATCCACCGCACCTTCCAGGACTATCTGGCGGCGAAGGAACTCCAGGAGAGCGACGGCCTGGGCGAACTGCTCCGGCACGCCGCCGACGAGGAGTGGCAGGACATCGTGCTGCTGGCGGTGGGCCACTGCCACCGGGGCGAGGTCCGCCGGCTGATCGAAGGACTGATCGAGAAGGGCGACCAGGCCGAGGACCTCCGCACCCGCGGCGACATCCACGTCCTGGCCGCCCGCTGCGCGCTGGGCGCGGTGGTGCTGGACGACGAGGTGCGCGAGCAGATCGCCGACCGCGTCCGCGCGCTGATCCCCCCGGCCGACGGCACCGCCGCCGCCAAGCTGACCTCCCTCGGCCCGTACGTCTTCCCGCTGGTGCCCGACCCGGCCGAGCTGAGCGACCAGGAGGCCAAGGCGGTCGTCCAGGTCGTCCGGGACATCGGCGGTTCCGCCTCCCTGCCGCTGCTGCGGCGCTTCGCCCCGCACTGCTCCCCCGGCGTCCGCGAGGTCCTCGTCACCGCCTGGCACCGCCATCCGGTGGAGGAGTACGCCCGTGAGGTCCTCGCCCATGTGCCGCTGGAGGACGCCCAGGTCGTCGTGGTCAACCGGGCCGAGGCCGCCGCGCTCCGGCACTGCGGTCCGGTCGGACACGTGATGACCGACATGGCGATCAGTGGCACGGATCTGGCGAAGCTGCTGCCGGAGCAGGGAATCCGCGAGCTGACCGTGCTCGACAACTCCCTGCTCGGCGACCTGTCCTTCGTCCGTGGCCTGGCCGGGCTGACGTCCCTGTCGCTCAGCGTCTGCCCCAGGGTCCGGAGCTTCACGGCGCTCGAAGGTCTGCCCCTCACCTCGCTCCGCCTGGAGCTCAACGAGATCGAGAAGTCCGCACTGGGCTCCCTCCAGCGGCTCGACCGGCTGACCGACCTGTCCCTGGACGGAACACTGCTCGACAGCAGCATCCCGCTGCCGCCGGGACACCCGACCGTCGAGCGGCTCCGGCTGAGCAGCCCGGCCAAGATGATGATCAACGACCTGTCCCAGTGGCCCGCGCTGCGCGAGCTCGTCGTACGCGGCGACTGCCACGCGCACTCCCTGCTGCTGGCGGCCTCCCGGGCCCCCTCGCTCAGCGCTCTGGAGTTCTCCATCACCTCACTGCGCCTGCCGCGCCAGGTGGTGCCCCCGGCCGTCGACAAGGAGGACGGGCTGCTGCCACGCAGGCCCCGGGAACTCGAACCCCTGCCGACGATCCGCAGCCTGACGCTGCGGGACGTGAGCCGGGGCGGTTCCACCCGGGATCTCGCACGCGTGTTCCCCCGTCTCACCCACCTCGCGCTGGAGTACGCGGAGGAGAGCCGCCTGGACCTGACCCCGCTGCGCCAACACACGGGGCTGTCGATCGTCGTCAACGGGCGAGCCATACGGCCGGAGTAG
- a CDS encoding HAD family acid phosphatase: MTTGRPWARRAAVTAVSAAALVALAVPAEAATTITSTSTTATAAAAAEDVDHTTWQKDCQAVMDQALPYLKQRIAATRPGEKQAIVLDIDNTALETDFGFSYPQPANKPVLNVARYAQDHGVAVYFVTARPGIIASVTDYNLKQVGYRVAGLHVRSFSDLFKDVAAYKTAQRVAIESKGYTIIANIGNSATDLSGGHAERTYKLPDYDGQLS, translated from the coding sequence ATGACCACAGGACGCCCTTGGGCGCGCCGCGCAGCCGTCACCGCCGTCTCCGCCGCCGCCCTCGTGGCGCTGGCCGTCCCCGCCGAGGCCGCGACGACGATCACGAGCACCTCCACGACCGCCACGGCCGCAGCGGCTGCCGAGGACGTCGACCACACCACCTGGCAGAAGGACTGCCAGGCCGTCATGGACCAGGCCCTGCCGTACCTGAAGCAGCGCATCGCCGCCACCAGGCCCGGTGAGAAGCAGGCGATCGTCCTCGACATCGACAACACCGCCCTGGAGACCGACTTCGGCTTCAGCTACCCGCAGCCGGCCAACAAGCCGGTCCTGAACGTCGCCCGGTACGCCCAGGACCACGGTGTCGCCGTGTACTTCGTGACCGCCCGCCCGGGCATCATCGCCTCGGTGACCGACTACAACCTCAAGCAGGTCGGCTACCGGGTCGCCGGCCTCCACGTGCGCAGCTTCTCCGACCTCTTCAAGGACGTCGCCGCGTACAAGACCGCCCAGCGCGTCGCCATCGAGTCGAAGGGCTACACGATCATCGCGAACATCGGCAACAGCGCCACCGACCTGTCGGGCGGCCACGCCGAGAGGACGTACAAGCTCCCCGACTACGACGGGCAGTTGTCCTGA
- a CDS encoding NACHT domain-containing protein encodes MDPTVIGTRLASSVVGPLVKKLFVTETSGAGLVDRPVRISGFVSFRGEKRTLDRPALEKLSAAVVGQALETGERSVPTDEEPAVVHALADTLHALGDLTMTDVQAVELGHELLAAALRNASGDPARHLSFDASLFYGRLLDLACLHILHFFTQRSTFVARTLVEQTRRQSELIAKVDELIARTPPTGGTDPAFEQRYLAYVTTKHSHLTIYGIDLVNTRAHWPLDAAYLSLQALGPDAEGDHAAGPDGAHIATAATTLPAEQALAEHDRVLLRGVAGSGKTTLVQWLAVTAARGERGDRVPFVLPLRTLARRADGFPAPDAFLTAVHVPFHANQPAGWADRVLTARRGLLLIDGIDEIPERDRERTRRWLRDLLDVYPGNQWLVTSRPSAVREDWLTPDGFTELALTPMGQGDVAAFVARWHAAARAGAPEAELERLDDYERGLLDAVRTKPDLGRLATNPLMCGLLCALHRDRRGYLPHGRQELYDAALSMLLARRDEERDMLPERDGIRLTELPQIQLLQRLAYWLIRNNQSEMDRERAERIVADVLPSLPAVAGQGDATAVLRHLLVRSGLLREPTVGTVEFVHRTFQDYLGAKAAVEDGDFGLLVRGAVDEQWADVVRMAMAHARPRERAGLLRDLIDSARHLDGPAATRVRLLALASLEHATQLDPAVRALVEQNAAALIPPRTTEEARALASVGPLALELLPGPEGLTDEEARAVVVTGSLIGTEAAVPVLARFRSHPALGVRAQLAWSWHRFGTRRYGEEVIAHLREEGLFFTAHSGEHLRMLRELGGRSGLQLVGDIDPADIVDPVNPGRVTELTVRDNLRVRDLAFLTSLHRLHYLDISMCQYVDDLSPLAGLPLSWLSLDLMGGLQRPGAFHTLSGSATLSDLDIGVPLMAESLDEALPVDLPLRYLRFTKNALATTGLRGLHRFRTLKQLSLATLLGMALTTEDYEEIARLPALEHLHINWDHLGWHGPPLPGVTTLRLNNVHGIEDFSRIPELFPGLRKIMIVAAPDTAELPDPLLAALPVTPTIARVHRSV; translated from the coding sequence GTGGATCCGACGGTCATCGGCACCAGGCTCGCGTCGAGCGTGGTGGGTCCGCTGGTGAAGAAGCTGTTCGTCACCGAGACGTCCGGCGCAGGGCTGGTGGACAGGCCGGTCCGCATATCCGGCTTCGTCTCGTTCAGGGGCGAGAAGCGCACCCTCGACAGACCGGCGCTGGAGAAACTCTCCGCGGCCGTCGTCGGGCAGGCCCTGGAGACCGGCGAGCGCTCCGTCCCCACGGACGAGGAACCGGCCGTCGTCCACGCCCTCGCCGACACCCTGCACGCCCTCGGCGACCTCACCATGACGGACGTCCAGGCGGTCGAACTCGGCCACGAACTCCTCGCCGCCGCCCTCCGCAACGCGAGCGGCGATCCGGCCCGGCACCTCTCCTTCGACGCGAGCCTGTTCTACGGCAGGCTGCTGGACCTGGCCTGTCTGCACATCCTGCACTTCTTCACGCAGCGGTCCACCTTCGTCGCCCGCACGCTTGTCGAGCAGACCCGCAGGCAGAGCGAACTGATCGCCAAGGTCGACGAGTTGATCGCGCGCACCCCGCCGACCGGCGGCACGGACCCCGCCTTCGAGCAGCGCTACCTGGCCTACGTCACCACCAAGCACAGCCATCTCACGATCTACGGCATCGACCTGGTCAACACCCGCGCCCACTGGCCCCTGGACGCCGCCTACCTCAGCCTCCAGGCGCTGGGCCCCGACGCCGAGGGCGATCACGCGGCGGGCCCGGACGGGGCGCACATCGCCACCGCCGCCACCACGCTCCCGGCCGAACAGGCCCTCGCCGAGCACGACCGGGTGCTGCTGCGGGGCGTGGCCGGCTCCGGCAAGACGACCCTCGTGCAGTGGCTCGCGGTGACCGCGGCCAGGGGCGAGCGCGGCGACCGCGTCCCCTTCGTCCTGCCGCTGCGCACCCTCGCCCGCCGCGCCGACGGCTTCCCGGCCCCCGACGCCTTCCTGACCGCCGTACACGTGCCCTTCCACGCCAACCAGCCCGCCGGCTGGGCGGACCGCGTGCTCACCGCCCGCCGCGGGCTGCTCCTGATCGACGGCATCGACGAGATCCCGGAACGGGACCGCGAGCGCACCCGGCGCTGGCTGCGCGATCTGCTGGACGTCTATCCCGGCAACCAGTGGCTGGTCACCTCCCGCCCCTCGGCCGTACGGGAGGACTGGCTGACCCCCGACGGCTTCACCGAGCTGGCGCTGACGCCGATGGGCCAGGGCGACGTGGCCGCGTTCGTCGCCCGCTGGCACGCGGCGGCCCGCGCGGGCGCGCCGGAGGCCGAGCTGGAGCGCCTCGACGACTACGAGCGCGGTCTCCTCGACGCCGTCCGGACCAAGCCCGACCTCGGCCGGCTCGCCACCAACCCGCTGATGTGCGGCCTGCTCTGCGCCCTGCACCGCGACCGGCGCGGCTATCTCCCGCACGGCAGGCAGGAGTTGTACGACGCCGCCCTGTCGATGCTGCTCGCGCGCCGCGACGAGGAGCGGGACATGCTTCCGGAGCGGGACGGGATCCGTCTCACCGAGCTCCCCCAGATCCAGCTCCTCCAGCGCCTGGCGTACTGGCTGATCCGCAACAACCAGTCGGAGATGGACCGCGAGCGCGCCGAGCGCATCGTCGCCGACGTCCTGCCGTCCCTGCCGGCCGTGGCGGGGCAGGGCGACGCCACGGCCGTCCTGCGGCACCTCCTCGTCCGCAGCGGGCTGCTGCGTGAACCCACGGTCGGCACCGTCGAGTTCGTGCACCGCACCTTCCAGGACTATCTGGGCGCGAAGGCCGCGGTGGAGGACGGCGACTTCGGACTGCTCGTCCGGGGTGCCGTCGACGAGCAGTGGGCGGACGTGGTCCGGATGGCCATGGCGCACGCACGTCCGCGGGAACGGGCCGGGCTCCTCCGGGATCTGATCGACTCCGCCCGGCACCTGGACGGCCCCGCCGCCACCCGGGTACGGCTCCTGGCGCTGGCGTCACTGGAGCACGCCACGCAACTGGACCCGGCCGTCAGGGCCTTGGTGGAGCAGAACGCGGCCGCCCTCATCCCGCCCCGGACCACGGAGGAGGCCCGCGCCCTCGCCTCCGTCGGCCCGCTCGCCCTGGAGCTGCTGCCGGGTCCGGAGGGGCTGACCGACGAGGAGGCGCGGGCGGTCGTCGTCACGGGGTCCCTGATCGGTACGGAGGCGGCGGTGCCGGTGCTGGCGCGGTTCCGTTCGCATCCGGCCCTCGGGGTGCGGGCCCAACTCGCGTGGTCCTGGCACCGGTTCGGGACGCGGCGGTACGGCGAGGAGGTCATTGCCCATCTGCGGGAGGAGGGCCTGTTCTTCACCGCGCACTCCGGGGAACACCTGCGGATGCTGCGCGAGTTGGGCGGCAGGAGCGGCCTCCAGCTCGTCGGGGACATCGACCCGGCCGACATCGTCGATCCCGTCAACCCCGGCCGGGTGACCGAGCTCACCGTCCGCGACAACCTCAGGGTGCGGGATCTGGCCTTCCTCACGTCCCTGCACCGGCTCCACTACCTGGACATCAGCATGTGCCAGTACGTGGACGACCTGTCGCCTCTGGCCGGCCTTCCCCTCTCCTGGCTGTCGCTGGATCTCATGGGCGGTCTGCAGCGGCCGGGCGCCTTCCACACGCTGTCCGGGTCGGCGACCCTGAGCGATCTGGACATCGGAGTGCCCCTGATGGCCGAGTCCCTCGACGAGGCCCTCCCCGTCGATCTGCCCCTGCGCTATCTGCGCTTCACCAAGAACGCGCTCGCGACCACCGGGCTGCGCGGGCTGCACCGGTTCCGCACGCTGAAACAGCTGAGCCTGGCCACCCTCCTCGGCATGGCCCTCACCACCGAGGACTACGAGGAGATCGCCCGGCTTCCCGCACTCGAGCACCTGCACATCAACTGGGACCACCTCGGCTGGCACGGTCCGCCGCTGCCCGGCGTCACCACCCTCCGCCTCAACAACGTCCACGGCATCGAGGACTTCTCCCGGATCCCGGAGCTGTTCCCCGGCCTGCGCAAGATCATGATCGTCGCCGCGCCGGACACCGCGGAACTCCCCGATCCCCTCCTCGCGGCCCTCCCCGTCACCCCCACCATCGCCAGAGTCCACCGCTCTGTGTGA
- a CDS encoding M23 family metallopeptidase produces MTPRVPFRSSRTSLLRARATVLAVGLGASVVLGAGGAVAADATSATTASSAAGAASAVQAQAAAQAKAAAAKKTAAKKADAVKKAKAARKARATRAGAARKASWVDPVKQYTLSASFAQSGGMWQSTHSGQDFAVSSGTRVVAAHGGTVAKAGSNGAGDGPAYGNAVVIKHGNGTYSQYAHLSRVDVKVGQIVRTGQRIALSGNTGNSSGPHLHFEIRTSANYGSAIDPVAFLRGKGVTL; encoded by the coding sequence ATGACCCCGCGCGTCCCGTTCCGCTCTTCCCGTACGTCCCTCCTCCGTGCCCGTGCGACTGTCCTGGCCGTCGGTCTGGGGGCGTCGGTCGTACTGGGGGCCGGGGGTGCGGTGGCCGCCGACGCCACCTCCGCGACCACCGCCTCCAGTGCGGCCGGTGCCGCCAGTGCCGTCCAGGCGCAGGCCGCCGCGCAGGCGAAGGCGGCCGCCGCGAAGAAGACCGCCGCCAAGAAGGCCGATGCCGTCAAGAAGGCGAAGGCCGCGAGGAAGGCCCGGGCTACCAGGGCCGGCGCGGCGCGGAAGGCCTCCTGGGTCGACCCGGTGAAGCAGTACACGCTGTCCGCGAGCTTCGCCCAGTCCGGCGGCATGTGGCAGTCCACCCACAGCGGCCAGGACTTCGCCGTCTCCAGCGGCACCCGCGTGGTGGCCGCGCACGGCGGCACCGTGGCCAAGGCCGGTTCCAACGGTGCCGGTGACGGCCCCGCCTACGGCAACGCCGTCGTCATCAAGCACGGCAACGGCACGTACTCGCAGTACGCGCACCTGTCCCGCGTCGACGTCAAGGTCGGCCAGATCGTCCGGACCGGCCAGCGCATCGCCCTGTCCGGCAACACCGGCAACTCCAGCGGCCCCCACCTGCACTTCGAGATCCGTACGTCCGCGAACTACGGCTCGGCCATCGACCCGGTGGCGTTCCTGCGGGGCAAAGGCGTCACCCTCTGA
- a CDS encoding TetR/AcrR family transcriptional regulator — protein sequence MGGTMDGMKQQRRGNTRQRIQDVALELFAEQGYEKTSLREIAERLDVTKAALYYHFKTKEEILVSLFEDLTRPIRELIDWGSRQPPTLETKQELVRRYSEALAGAAPLYRFMQENQATVRELRIGETFKERMQGLRDIMIDPKADLVDQVRYVSAIFTLHAGMFLLQDLDGDAEDKRKAVLEVAADLVTRAHEGSRRAKESS from the coding sequence ATGGGCGGCACCATGGACGGCATGAAGCAGCAGCGCCGCGGCAACACCCGCCAGCGCATCCAGGACGTCGCGCTCGAACTCTTCGCGGAGCAGGGCTACGAGAAGACCTCGTTGCGCGAGATCGCCGAGCGCCTGGACGTCACCAAGGCGGCGCTCTACTACCACTTCAAGACGAAGGAAGAGATCCTCGTCAGCCTCTTCGAGGACCTGACGCGGCCGATCCGCGAGCTCATCGACTGGGGCAGCCGGCAGCCGCCCACCCTGGAGACGAAGCAGGAACTCGTACGCCGATACAGCGAGGCCCTGGCCGGCGCCGCACCGCTGTACCGCTTCATGCAGGAGAACCAGGCGACGGTACGGGAACTGCGGATCGGCGAGACCTTCAAGGAGCGCATGCAGGGCCTGCGCGACATCATGATCGACCCGAAGGCGGACCTGGTCGACCAGGTCCGCTACGTCAGCGCGATCTTCACCCTGCACGCGGGGATGTTCCTCCTCCAGGACCTCGACGGCGACGCCGAGGACAAGCGCAAGGCGGTCCTGGAGGTCGCGGCGGACCTCGTCACCCGGGCCCACGAAGGGAGCCGGCGGGCCAAGGAATCCTCCTAG
- a CDS encoding MDR family MFS transporter, with the protein MADTKTVETEPDEQPRSVRVVLLALMIAMMLAMLDNMIIGTAMPTIVGDLGGLEHLAWVVTAYTLATAASTPIWGKLGDMYGRKNVFMTSIVLFLIGSALSGMAQNMGELIGFRAVQGLGAGGLMVGVMAIIGDLIPPRERGKYQGMMAAVMALAMIGGPLVGGTITDNWGWRWSFYINLPLGAVALALVGAVLHLPKKRSQARIDYLGAALLTVGITSIVLVTTWGGTEYAWTSTRIMELIALGVASLVGFVFWQTKAVEPIVPLHIFRSRNFTLMSLIGFVTGFVMFGATLFLPLYQQSVQGASATNSGLLLLPMLGAMLVTSMVAGRVTTNTGRYYVFPVAGGALMVVGLYLLSTMDTGTSRVTSGLFMAVVGLGMGCLMQITMLVAQNSVEMKDMGVASSSTTLFRTLGSSFGVAIMGALFNNRVQDVMAERGGALGSKVTEQSAQLDAKGLEKLPEAVREAYQHAVSAGTHSAFLLGAVVAVAALVAAVFVKEVPLKGAGPTASEENADAKAPVAEAV; encoded by the coding sequence ATGGCGGACACCAAGACGGTCGAGACGGAGCCGGACGAACAACCGAGGAGCGTGCGGGTCGTCCTGCTCGCCCTGATGATCGCGATGATGCTCGCGATGCTGGACAACATGATCATCGGCACCGCGATGCCGACGATCGTGGGCGATCTCGGCGGGCTCGAACACCTGGCGTGGGTCGTGACGGCCTACACGCTGGCCACCGCGGCCTCCACCCCGATCTGGGGCAAGCTCGGCGACATGTACGGCCGCAAGAACGTCTTCATGACCTCGATCGTGCTGTTCCTGATCGGCTCCGCGCTCAGCGGCATGGCGCAGAACATGGGCGAGTTGATCGGATTCCGGGCCGTGCAGGGTCTGGGCGCAGGCGGTCTGATGGTCGGCGTCATGGCGATCATCGGTGACCTGATCCCGCCGCGGGAGCGGGGCAAATACCAGGGCATGATGGCCGCCGTGATGGCGCTGGCGATGATCGGCGGCCCGCTGGTCGGCGGCACCATCACCGACAACTGGGGCTGGCGCTGGTCCTTCTACATCAACCTGCCGCTCGGAGCGGTGGCGCTGGCCCTCGTCGGCGCCGTACTGCACCTGCCGAAGAAGCGCTCGCAGGCCCGCATCGACTACCTGGGCGCCGCGCTGCTGACGGTCGGCATCACCTCCATCGTGCTGGTGACGACCTGGGGCGGCACGGAGTACGCCTGGACGTCCACGCGGATCATGGAGCTCATCGCCCTCGGTGTCGCCTCGCTCGTCGGGTTCGTGTTCTGGCAGACCAAGGCCGTCGAGCCGATCGTGCCGCTGCACATCTTCCGCAGCCGCAACTTCACGCTGATGTCGCTCATCGGCTTCGTCACCGGCTTCGTGATGTTCGGCGCGACCCTCTTCCTGCCGCTGTACCAGCAGTCCGTGCAGGGCGCGTCCGCGACCAACTCCGGACTGCTGCTCCTGCCGATGCTCGGCGCGATGCTGGTGACCTCGATGGTGGCGGGACGAGTGACCACCAACACGGGCAGGTACTACGTCTTCCCGGTCGCCGGCGGCGCGCTGATGGTCGTCGGGCTGTACCTGCTGTCCACCATGGACACCGGGACCTCGCGGGTCACGTCCGGCCTCTTCATGGCCGTCGTCGGCCTCGGCATGGGCTGCCTGATGCAGATCACCATGCTGGTCGCGCAGAACAGCGTGGAGATGAAGGACATGGGCGTCGCGTCCTCGTCCACCACCCTGTTCCGCACCCTCGGCTCCTCCTTCGGCGTCGCCATCATGGGCGCACTGTTCAACAACCGGGTCCAGGACGTCATGGCCGAGCGCGGCGGAGCGCTGGGCTCCAAGGTGACCGAGCAGTCCGCGCAACTGGACGCCAAGGGCCTGGAGAAGCTTCCCGAGGCGGTGCGCGAGGCGTACCAGCACGCGGTGTCCGCCGGTACGCACTCGGCGTTCCTGCTGGGGGCCGTGGTGGCGGTGGCCGCGCTGGTGGCGGCGGTGTTCGTGAAGGAGGTTCCGCTGAAGGGAGCGGGACCGACGGCTTCCGAGGAGAACGCGGACGCGAAGGCGCCGGTGGCAGAGGCGGTCTGA
- a CDS encoding helix-turn-helix transcriptional regulator, with protein MDTTRQLRLAKDAMDRDWADPELDLAAVAAHAGYSRYHFLRAFRAAYGETPGQYLTHRRIERAEEMLRGADLTVTEICHLVGFSSLGTFSARFKARTGLTPSEYRVQHVGRGASLIPGCYAMLWAGGFPTARSATLKKRAGDGSAYGDEQEATAPDRSAEP; from the coding sequence ATGGACACGACGCGGCAGCTGCGTCTCGCCAAGGACGCCATGGACCGCGACTGGGCCGACCCCGAACTCGACCTGGCCGCGGTGGCCGCACACGCGGGCTACTCGCGCTACCACTTCCTACGGGCCTTTCGTGCGGCGTACGGCGAGACGCCCGGTCAGTACCTCACCCACCGCCGCATCGAGCGCGCCGAGGAGATGCTGCGCGGCGCCGATCTCACGGTCACCGAGATCTGCCACCTGGTCGGCTTCAGCAGCCTCGGCACCTTCTCGGCCCGCTTCAAGGCGCGCACCGGACTGACACCGAGCGAGTACCGCGTCCAGCACGTGGGCCGAGGCGCCTCCCTGATCCCCGGGTGCTACGCGATGCTGTGGGCCGGCGGCTTCCCCACGGCGAGGTCCGCAACTTTGAAGAAGCGCGCCGGGGACGGCTCCGCCTACGGTGACGAACAGGAAGCGACCGCCCCGGACAGGAGCGCAGAGCCATGA
- a CDS encoding VOC family protein, which produces MIKGLGITTVWTFDQQRTKAFFTEKLDFEVRHDIAMGDMTWITVGAKDQPGVELALMSLDGPGLDPESSDALKKLVGKGVIGAGAFRTDDCRGDYETFRARGVEFLQEPQERPYGIEAIFRDDNGNWYSLTQRSEELDFSKDLDC; this is translated from the coding sequence ATGATCAAGGGCCTCGGCATCACCACCGTATGGACCTTCGACCAGCAGCGGACCAAGGCCTTCTTCACCGAGAAGCTCGACTTCGAGGTGCGCCACGACATCGCGATGGGCGACATGACGTGGATCACCGTCGGCGCGAAGGACCAGCCCGGTGTCGAGCTGGCCCTGATGAGCCTGGACGGCCCGGGACTCGACCCCGAGTCGTCCGACGCGCTGAAGAAACTCGTTGGCAAGGGCGTGATCGGCGCCGGGGCCTTCCGCACGGACGACTGCCGTGGTGACTACGAGACCTTCAGGGCACGCGGGGTGGAGTTCCTCCAGGAGCCGCAGGAACGGCCGTACGGCATCGAGGCGATCTTCCGTGACGACAACGGCAACTGGTACTCGCTGACCCAGCGCAGCGAGGAACTGGACTTCTCCAAGGACCTCGACTGCTGA